AACGGTGTTAAGTAATAGTATTGGCAATAAGATTGCAACGGTGCCAAGTTTCGTGTGTATGCATAGATAAATGCTTCAATCTTCCACTTAAAAAGTCTCAAATCATTTCTCCCATGTCCTAGAATTCCCTCAGAAAGCCATGGCACCACAGCGTTTATTGCTCCTTTTCATCTTCCTCTTTTATTTCTCTTCTTTCCCATCTACTGCCCGTTTTATCACCGGTCCTTCATCCCCCACCGATCTCTTTTCGGATGGAATCTCCACCGTCAAAAACCCACCTTTCCTCTCACTCAAGCCCCTGTTTTCAGCAGAGGAATCGTGTGAACAAACCTATGGGTTCTTACCCTGTACCACCACAGTTCTCGGCAACTTGTTTTTGATCATTGTTTATGGATACCTTATGTTTTTAGCTGCTACTTACTTGTCTAATGGAAGTGAGCTTTTGCTTGAGATCCTCGGTCCTGGTATTGTCGGAGGATTGTTCTTGCCTATTCTTGGAGCTCTTCCCGATGCAATGCTTATTCTTGGTAAGTTTCAagtctttttattcttttgtttgaattatgttttattatatttgttTGGCTGAGGAGAAAATAGGTGTTACTGCTCTGTATCTTTAGTTTTCATTGGTTGATTGATCAGAAAATTGATCAGGAAAGTCGAAAAATTTTAGATCTTGTCTTTTCCCTAGGGAGAATCTTTGAACACCCCAGATCTTAAATATTCAGATTTTAAGATTCCCGGAACATTAGCAAATTTTGGGTTGAATTTTCTGTTTACTTGTTACcctctttccttcttttttttttttttaaacttgaaGGGTtattattctagaaaattttattcttagtgtaagttttttttatataaaattatgctTTTGGATCTTATGTTTAAACATATTCATATGATTCATAGTGCACAGAATAATTTATTGCTGCCATTGCCAAATGTCTCTTTTCGATAGACCTTTTAGCAACCCCTTTTTGACTCTTTCAAGAAATGGATTTTATCCCcacaataataaataaaaatgggtTTTTGAAGTGAAAGTAAACTCTATCcagtatttttttttctttttccagcaAGATTTTAGTCTTACAGAATGAAATATAATTAATAAGCTaatgatatattatatataaatatttttgttaCAAAGAAAATAGATATTATATGAAGGAGGAAAATAATTTTGTTTTACTTTCCTTTTCCCTTATCAAGCATGCCATTACTACTCACTAAAATGAGCTACAACATATTAACAATCACACTACTAATTTCTATATAAAAACAgttacataaatgaaaaaaaatgaaattaagagATAAAAACTCAATGAGGTCTAAAGCATGTTGCTTATATTACTAGTAATTGATTCATAGAAGCAATTAGTTTTAAATGATTATCAGGCCATCATTTGGCCTCACTTAGTAGTTTTACATCTAGTGCGGTTTTAATTTGCTTTGTTCTTGCCAGTATCTGGACTTTCTGGAACAGCAGAAACAGCTCAAGATCAGGTCTCAGTAGGAATGGGGTTGCTAGCAGGGTCAACTGTCATGCTTCTCACTGTGATATGGGGTTCCTGTGTTGTTGTTGGCCGCTGTGATATTCGTGACTCAGTTGCGGTTGATGGAACTATTACAAAAGGATTTCACCTAACAGGTGCACAACTCTGCTTTACATCATTCTTAGATAGTTTACTATGACTGGTTGCGAAGTTATTATTTTCTATACTTGGACTCGGGAGTACTTTAGGGAATCCTACTACTATACCCATATTTGAATATGTCAAATACAAGTGGCAGACATGAGTACTTTAGAGAAAAAATGAGTTGAAGCAACATAGATTGTTATAGCAAGCATTATACAGTTACCAAGTCTGTTTGACTGAGTTCTATATAACTGACTTGAGTGCAAGTGTTAGGTACGAGTAAATGTCAAATATGAGTATGCCATATCCCTATAAACATGTCTTTATATGTGTCAAATACAAGTAGTtcaagaaaaaatgaaaaatcaaAGTAACACAGTCAAAATAACTTCAGAAAGTGGGCTGGAAAACTAGGCGCGACTCTAATCTTCAATGGCAAAATATTTGCTAATCTAAATTGTGTACAATATTGCAGAGACTGGTGTGAGTACCGATATTTGGACTTGCTATGCTGCAAGTATAATGGCTATATCAGTTATCCCCTTTGTTATTGTTCAACTACCCCAAGTTCTCAATTCAACTTCAGGAAGACACCTAGCAGTTTTGATTGCACTGATCATATCAGTATCAATGTTGGTTTCTTATTGTGTTTATCAGGTAATAAAATTTTTCAAGAaggaattccatcatcacatgtTTCAATATCTTATTTCGGGTATGCATTAGATACGGGTATTAAATATGAGTGCTTAAAGAAAAACGAAGCGTTAGAGCGACATACCTTCATGACACTTCTACTCTTCTAGTAGTTGTATCTTATGATATATGTAATTTGCAGGTATTTCAGCCATGGATCCAGAGAAGAAGACTAGCTTTTGTGAAGCACAAACATGTTATATCGGGAATCTTAAGACACTTGAAAAAGCAAGCTTTTGGAAAGCTTCTTACCGAGGATGGTGAACCTAATACAGAGATCATAAGAAAGTTAGTTTTGAACCTTTAACATTAAAGCAAAAGCTTCCAATTTCTCCTGGTACTTCCTTCCGGTTACTcttaacatttacaaactttctAAACAACATTGGACAGGTTGTTCGAGACAATCGATGAGAACGGTGACGGTCGTCTTTCACCTTCCGAATTGAAAGCATTGATTATAGGAATCAGATTTGAAGAGATAGACTTCGACAAGGATGACGCTGTGATGAAAGTAATGGCAGATTTTGATACCTCCCTCGACTCTTATATTCAAAAAGAAGAGTTTGTAAGAGGAATCACAAAGTGGATTAATGAAGCAAAGCAAACTGGGGGTGCTTATCTTGAACCTAATGCTGGAACGTTTAAGTTTATTGACCAATTTCACCAGGTAAGTCGACCCTTGACAACTTCTCTACAGATTATAAGTAACACAAACTGAATTCTTCGAATTATCGTGCAAATCTGCAGCAAACCAAGAGAGAACATGCTTTGTTGGGGTCAGAGGAACAAAGTGATGAGGTTGTTGAACATGTTGAAAACCCAAGGTGGATCTCCTTCAAAGCAGTACTAATGCTACTACTAGGCACCTTGATTGCAGCTGCATTTGCTGATCCACTCGTAGATGCCGTCGATAACTTTTCAACCGCAACAAGTATTCCATCGTTCTTCATCTCATTTATCGCATTGCCATTGGCTACCAACTCTAGTGAAGCCGTATCAGCCATTATCTTCGCTACCCGCAAAAAGCAGAGAACTGCATCATTAACATTTTCCGAGGTTAGTTTCTTGTTACCCCACTAGTTGATCATCAAGCTACCGTATAAATAAATCCTAATCTTCGAGTTCCTCAATGCAGCTTTACGGAGCAGTAACCATGAATAACGTTCTCTGCCTGTCGGTTTTCTTGGCACTCGTTTACGTCCGGGGATTGACATGGGACTTCTCATCCGAAGTGCTGGTGATTCTCATTGTTTGCATCGTGATGGGCGCTTTCGCTAGTTTCCGAACTACCTTCCCTCTTTGGACATGTTCAATCGCTTACATCCTTTATCCTTTCTCGTTGGCGCTCGTTTATGTTCTCGATTATGTCTTCGGCTGGTCGTAGGTTCAATGAATAGAGATGGTAGTTTAGGAGGGTAAAGCCATTTGTTTGTGAGCTTTCATGGTTTTTCCCAACGTATGAACTTGTCACTCTTTTTCCTTTAGACATTGGTTTTCAGAGAAGACTATTCCGGATTTGTTGTTATGTTGTTTATAATTTGGAGCAGTATATACCTCAGTTTATATTAGCTCCATTTATGTCAGTTTTCTGTTTTCCTTTTTAAGCAACaataatagaaaaaaattatttttatgatagtCCCAACTCTCCATTGCCATCTTTAAAGAATTCATAGCTATTCGAAAAATGAATAATTTTTAAATGTTAAAAGGGGGTTTTAGATCGAACCCATCTTAAAGAAGCGAAGTAAAAAGAAAACTAAACCCAACCCAGTCTTCCAAAGAGAGCAGCAATGACGGATTTCAGTTGAAAAAGAGAACAGTACCTGGAACATCATTATTGACATGCTAAGACAGTCGAATTGAAGGCAGCCTCGGCCTGCATGTGATGTAACAAGAAAGAAATTGCAGTCAGAATCTGAGACAATTGCTGTGATGTCGAAAAAGAAGAGCATGCAAGTTTACTCTCAGAAGCTCTTACACATATGGGAAGCAAGAAGAGTTGATGAAGGTAGCTTAGGCCTAGGGAGTTGAAAGGAATTGCAGAGAGAGAAAAGAAGCTGCTGCAGCCTGCAGTGGAAAACATCTGGCTTAGTTATCATCTTAAAGAAGATAGTATAATGTTGACTTGACTTAAAATGCTAGTCTTTGTTTAATCAAACCATTTGGTATCTGATGTAATTTACTATAAATGACTTTGCACTCACTTTCTTCCATCCATTTTAGTCACTTTCCCAGCTGCAGTGTTTGGTACTTTGCTTCCCTAAAGATTTATCCGAGATGGGTTGGGCAGCCAACTCGGTCAGTTCTCATCTCAGCCCGTTTTAttgcttaaaaataataaaaaatgattttagagtaatattaatatattttttataattaaatttaaatacaaatatttttattaatttggaagggttttaaacaaaaatattagagctgaaaaatgagctaaaacaaaaATTAGACCCAAAAGATGGACTTAAATATGAACCAGGCTCGGACTTAAATATTCAAGGCCCAAGTCGACATAATCTATTTTTAAGTTTGTAAtacattatattatgttatttttatatatcatgtAATTTATAACCTATTAGAAAAATAAAGATATACTAAATATACAATAATActctaatgtaaatattaaaataattatataaaaattttaacaaataaaaaatatattaaatattaaattaaaataatataatttttttaaaaaataagaataatataAAGAAGCCTAAAATGAATTTAGATTGGTCTTTTACAAATATGAGTAAACTTGGACAAGATTTTAGGCACATATTTGGAGTCAAACTtagataaacataaaatatattagtATCATGCTTAAGCTCAACCCGGACCCAACCCAACCCATAAATATCAATAATAAATATTAGCTTAAACATAACGATTTTTGTTACAGGTAAGGGAACTCATTTTAttattacttaatttttttttaaagaaaaatggaTATTTTTTGAGAGCAACCTGACCTTTTAAGAATCCCTTTTAAGAGGGACCAATCTTTATTTTTAAGAAGAATCAATACTTTTGAGTAAAAATAAGGTGGGAttgggattttttttttcattactttttttcctttttttcaaattatcttttatttcaaaatttattttttataacaaaaagttacatgataaattttaagaacCCTCAAGTAGCAACATCCTATATTAACCAGACCCGAATGAATGCATAGTTAAAGGTGAGTTATCGAACTCATGACTAAGTCCAGTTGATTCATACAATCATTCCTAAAAGAAGGTATTTAGCAAGTTCAGGTTCAAATCTCGAACAAAATAACCATTCCCCTCATCCCAAACTATGGCCTTTTTGTCTCAAAAAGAGAGCTCTCAAAGCTTTAATTGTGAAGAATAACTGGCTCCTGCCCTCTGCATATACATATAAGAAATGTATATACTATCAAGAGTTGAAATGTTGAGCCACTTACGGTAAGGTAAACTACTTGATGTACAAGACAGATTGATTAAACATGCTTATTCACAGAAGGTGAAACTTTTGAACATGATTATTCACACTGAAACTCATTCTAATGGCACAAGCAAAAGGTTCGAGGAAAACCGAGTTTCTTTACTTAGAGGAGTTCCCACTCGGAATCACTTACAACTTCTGTCTGTATATTTTTGCTCTCTGAGGTCGCACTCGAGCAAGATGGCCGTACAGTTTGTAAACGTTCGTGGTTTAATCCCGTGTCCGTGTCTCCGAACCAAATTGCTAGCTGCTCATACTCCTTTGCCAACCTCTTTTTTGAAGTTAAAACATCCTGGATCCTTTTCTATTGAAAGAGAACAACAAAGTAAGCAACTCGAATTAGCAAGATCAATATTACTCAGACTCAAGATGGTTATCATTTATCGAAGACAACTGTCTGACAGACCGACAGACCGGCGCAACAAAGTAGTAGGCAATTTGTGTACTTGAAGTACAGTGTCTGCACCCATGTTCGACGTATACCTATATTATCTGTGTTAGAAACATAACCATATCCTACATTTCCACCCAAGTCCAACTAacagtgtgtgtgtgtgtgtgtgtgtgtgtgtgtgagagagagagagagagaggagagAAACCTTGTATGATCTGTGCTTTCTTATTATACGAGAGGCGGCATAGAGTGCAGTGCCGTCAACGATTACACAGCTATCCTCAAGCTTCACCTCGTCAAGTAATTGAATGGTATACATGGAAGATATACTGACATCATCAATGGAATCATCTATTGATCCTGTTTATGGTTTTCAAAATTAGAGAGAAGGTAATGAACTAGATAAAGCTTTCGAGTCAAAAAGTTCTTTCATTCACTCCAACGAAAAATATCAAAAGCTACTGTAAAACAGATCATTTTATTGTATGGTTCAAATCGAGTCCTCAAAAAATGTATAACATTTAAGGGAACCATTCATCATCGGCAAAGACTAGTGACATCAGCTTCTGCCAAATTAATAATGAGATGAAAACCAATTATATAAAGAAGCAAAATAAATCTTTATCATTACATAAGAAAAGGTTACCAACCAAGTGATTCCAAGGACAGTTCATTGCTAGACACAATGGATAATGCCCCAGTCAACTTCTTCTCATTCGATAAAAGTGGGGTCAACAAGGAAGATAACGCATCAATGGAGTCATGATAAAGATGTTTGTATGCAGGTAAGTTTTCTGGTGGATTCTGAGGCAAACAGAAGTCCTTAATGCTTGAAGCACAAGAAGAACCAACTCTGACCTCGGCCATATTTTCCTGACAACGTATGGCTGAAGAAGACATTTGCAAAGAAGTAATACCAGATGAAGCATCCGAGACACAGTCAGAGTCATTTGCAAGGTCATTCTTAACCGTTCTTGTGTTTTGGTCATCGTGAACTGAAGTTGCACAACAAACATCAGTGCAAACCACACATGCACTTTTATCATTACAGTCAACAAACTCATGAACCATCGATGCTCCAAAAGATGCTTCCTCGCTAGGAGAGATCAACTCCAAAACATCAGATGCATAGGGCTTTCTCACATAACGAACTGTAGTAGCAGGCGACACCTCAGTTTCAACCTGCCATGGTTCTTTATCATTACAATCAATGAATTCACTCAACAATGAAGCACCACAGAATTCCTTGTCAACAGGAGAGATCAACTCCGACACCTCAGATGCTGAAGACTTTTCCATTGTGGCAGTTTCCATATTCACTTCAGGTTTTGTATCTTTCAAAACATCGACTTGTTTTGAAGTTCCGTGTTCTTTCCCCAAAACGGAATCCACAGAATTAGAATTACCTGGTTGGTCTACAAGGCAAAGCTCACCAAAAACACAACAAAGCTGTTTTTGGACCACATCGACTGCGATGCTACCATTAACTGTTCCCTCTTTTTCAGGGGTTAGAAACTCTGTATCATGCACTGAAATAGTATGAAAAACTTCACCCACAACCGCACATGTATTTTTATCTTTACAATCAATACATTCATTCACCAATGAAGCCCCAAAGGATTCTTCCTCACTAGGAGATATCAACTCTACAACATCAGACCCAGATGTTTTTTCCATTAGGCCATTTTTTTCTATGTTTACATCGGAACAAGTATTCTTCAAACCATCGCTAGTTTGTCCTGGCATCATGTCTGACTCTGCCCCATCAATAAATGTCGGAGTACAGAGTTGATCTGAAAGGCAAAGTTCATTAGAAGCATGACCAAGCTGCATTTCAATGGGATCTACTGCAACAGCCTCAACATGAAATAGCTTATCAACAGTGTATATGTGATCCTCCTCAATAGCCGCCATGGATTTAACATCGGATTCGATTGTAGCACTTCTTTTTAAAGCCGCCCTTTCTTTTTCGTGTTTTAAAGGAGGCAATATATCATGTATGACATCAGAATAAAATCTCTTCATGCTTTTACCCACACTCTGTGCCTGATTTTCAACATATTTGACAGTGTCCTGCAGATAAGTTATTTACGAAATTACTAAAGTATTTCAAACCAAGCAATGCAAATTCTTAGGTCATAAACACTACCAATCACCCATAATTTCATTCAGCCAAGTCATAACAGCAAGGTTGATGAAGATGGAAGGGAAAGTGGGGAAGCAGTTCCCTGGTCAATGAATTAATACCTGATTCACAATATTATCCACCTCATGGCACAGCGTTTCAAACGTCTGATAAACGTCCCCTAACCAGCCTATGCCTTTATATTTAAAACCCATCACTGAGATATATCAAACTGGCAAAGCCAATATCACATACATCTCTGTAATAGTAAAAAGGTATATGCCATTATTCATGCTTCGGGATCTTTAATTTAGCCTgaaaaattcacaaaaattttAGTGATCACTCAGAGAACTTGAAGAAAAGCAAGCAATCCTAAATAAATGATACCATCAACATCAGAGCTCAAAAGAGCTTCATAGGAGGTAAGCTCAATGCCAATTAAGAAGTGCAAATAGATTGTAAGTAATGAAAATAGCATTTCATCACTTCTTCTTCAAATTGACAGTTCAAATTGTAGCATTCAAATTATAACACCCTACATGGCTAACAATCTCAGAGAAACAATTTTCAAGAAAACTAATAACTTTTTTTTTGGTTATATACTCAATTTATTGAGTTTTTACTTCCCAAAAAACTGTTTCCCCTTTTATATTgctttcaaacatttcaaaaaagaagtaatttttcattttactaCATTTACTTTCCAGTGGGAAAGGGAGTGATAATGTGCATCACTTTTTCATATACATAAATGCATGTATCATGCATATACATAGAATAAAAAGCAtgtaaatcatccaaaaactgaATCTTTTACAGAATTCTcaactcttctttttttttataaataaacttTTACTTTACATCAATATATAGGTATAAAAAAATTGATAAGCATAGGAAGAGAACCCAAATTCATGAAAAGTAACCATCTTTAGATGAATTTTTACTCATGAAAAACAAAAAGACTGAGGAATATAAGAAAAACCCAGATAGTGAACAGAAGACAAAGAAGGTACGGTGACATACCGCTGGCCGGAGCAGGTGGTGGACGGCAGATGCCATTGGTTTTCTTTGGCCAACAAAGTTTGGAGTGAGAGAGAGAGAAGTGGTTTTATGAGAAAAAGCGGAAGGGTTTTAGTAGTAATTTATTGCttcaaaatgagtaaaacggcacCGTGTTTTCCTTCTTTTATTTCTAATTCTAATTTagggataaatatcaaaattacacgTTACCTTTGATTCAATGTGTAATTTGATACATTAACTTTAATTTAGTGCATTTATACTCATAAAACTTTGATTGTTGTTTAAACATTTATATGAAACGCTATTTTTATTCAATCAAgcatatttaataaataaatacgtCAATTTATTTTTATGGAATTAATCTAATGATTTCGGATGAAATAgacaaatataaaatgatgtaatATCAACAATAATGTTAATAATTTGTaagaattgaattaaataaaaattcatgtatataattacacattaaaccaaaatttgtatataattttgatatttatcccttTAATTTATCACTTATTGACAAAAACATTATGTTATAGACATGAATTTTAGGTTCGATCCCAAATAACCCCATTCTCCTCCCTCGattatcaaaaaaatttattgtgTTTTTGGTATTATACAATAATGTTTTAGAAGAGTTATTTATACTTAATCATTTGCATAATACATCTTTGGCTTAATTTTCAGTGCTCCACCAGATTCCATCTTTTATCTCTGGTGTTGCTTTTACCCTCCCTCTCTCAGTGTTCCACATCAATTGTacaaaaagaaaaagtgaagatacCATTGAAAGTTAAGCTTAAAAACAGAGCATCTATTCCACCCACCACCATCACAAACATGTCACACTTTCAACTTTCCTACCCACCAATATTttatatgtgtgtgtatatatatatatattccattTAACATCTAAGAGAAGACATTTAAGATTAACAAAAGAATCATATGGTAAAAGGGTTTCTAAACAATAAATTAAAACCATCAGTTGCAACAAAACCTTCTTTTGGAGGGGTTCTGCCAAAAGGACTTGGACAGGTGCAGTTGTCGAAATTGGCGACCGAGCATGTCACACGTTGTGACGTTGAACCTATCAAGGCAGGCACCTAAGTTACAATGCATGCAGACCGTACGATTCGTTATTCCACCTTACACAACAATTATCGAATAACAAAGACAGTCACCAAAGATGGGGAAAGCTACTCTTTCATGTGTTGCCAATGAAACGGTAAGAGATCACAGCAAGGGCTCATTTTTGGTATTATGAACATCAACACTCAACAACTAGTACCACCACATCAAGAAGCAACCGACCAATCACGGGCACACTAAACGAAGTAGTTGCTGCTCCTATACATTGTATTATTTTGCACGAAACTTCTCAAAAAATCCTATCTTATGTAGGCATCCACCAAGTTCATACACATTAAGGAAACCGGAAATACCTCCACTGTGAACAAAGGAACATTGTATCAGAAGAATACTGGTAAAACTCCTGCCAACGCAACTACTTTAACACATAATAATGCCAGGTAGAGCAACAGTTGTAACACGAATGCTATAAATAACATCAGATGGAACAAACGAAGcttgaaaagaagaaaaagtttCAAGCAATCAGACAAAGAACAATATCAACAATAAAGCACACAAGCAAGCATAAACACATTCCACCAGGTGGAACTCTTGCTAAAGGGGATGCCACAGCCCCTTGGTGATGCTGACCAGGAAAAGCAGCTGAAGAATACATGCTATAATGAGTACTCTCCGGATACCCCATCAGATGGCATCCTGACAGAACTCGGCGGCAACCTATGCAGCACCAGCACCAGTCAACCCACTACCTACACCAGCACCACTCAACCTACCATATCGAGTTGAACCTGGTCCACCATATGGACCACCAAGTCCAGAACCATGCCAACCAGCACCCCCTACATTGCCACCCAAAACACCCACCCCAACTCCTGATGAATTCAAGTGATGAGGGTGATTCATTTATAGGAATAttattttgttttcattttctttaAGATAGtcgtattaaatatttatatttgacgCACAAGACATGAAAAAACATTGATCAATATTTGTATAAGATGAGTCAAAGTAAAAGATGAAAAATTTACCATAGCATTTTTATTCACATGAAGTAACCAAGTATAGAAATGCAATCAGGCTTTGCAGTACATTTTTCTTGCTCTTACTCCTCCTAACTTAAGTgagttcacaaaaaaaaaaaatcaaaattttagggTTCAATTGATTACAATTTACATAAATTTCCGCCATTGCTAATCGAAGAAACCGAAAGGGCGAAAAAGGTATGCTTTGGCCAATGATTTCCGGAGGCCTGAAATTTTACTAAGAAAAAAAActaccaagaaaaaaaaaatcagaacACTAGCCAAAGAATACCAAAAGATTAATCACGCAAACCTAATTGCTTCGATCGTATATCGAGTTGAATGTCATTGTAGCGAACGACATGGTAACATTTTCCGTTGATGAAGATAAAATCCCTTCTTTGCTTGTGCCTTCTGAAGTCGGGTCGGACTTCTCTTTGTGAGCTCTTAAATTCATGAATTCCGAAAGTAGGCGAGGTCTTGATATATTCTGTTCATCCACTGGTTCCTCACCGGCTATCATCTTCACCACTTTGGACATGGATGGTCTTTGCTTTGGCATGTCTTGGGTGCAAAGTAAGCTGATCTTTAGGAACTTATGAGCTTCTTCATTGTTATAGTCTCCACCCATTGACACATCAACTAATTCCGCAAGTTGTTTTTGGTCATGCAAGTCCCATGCCTGCAGTTATAAATTGACTTAGCAACCAAGAAACTGAATTCAAACCTACGAAGCTCAAAAATACACAAAAACGCAACACACATTTGGGTTAATGAGGAAAGTGTTGGATACGGGTTTTACAagtttttctatatttgaatGATCATGCCGGATACTTGTGTCCGCATATGTGTTGGACATAGGCAATGGTCTCGGATACTTCAAGGAAAATGAAGCAGAGTAACATAAGGACACACTTCCGCATTACACAATTTATCCACACACAAATGTTTCAATGTTTGTTTAAGCCAAAAACTGTAAGATCAATGGAGATTGAATACGAAAGCTCAAAGTGAGAAATCCATATGTTTCAGCATTTAAAGACTACTCGAGCTATGTGTAATGCAGACAACATATTAAGACTCGAATGACACTAGCAAGGCAGGCTACAACGATGAGAACATATGGGAAATTCATACCCTTTCGAGTAGATATTGATCTGACAGAGGTAATCTCCTATTCGTGTTGCATCTACCACTCACAATCTCCAATAGCAAAACACCAAAACTGTAAATATCGGCTTTTCTCGTTAGCTGACCGCGTATTGCATACTCGGGTGCTAGATAACCTCTACATAAACCACAAAAAAAGATAAAACCAAATTAATAATGCTGAATGGAAGTCCTAGATTAAAGGTACTTATGCATCTAATCTATGTTACTCTAACTCAAATCTAAGCATGAGAGATAGAATAGACAAGCATATTCAGCAATTTAAGAACTTACGTTGTTCCGGCAACACGTGTACTAATATGAGTCAAGTTGTCAGGGAAAAGCTTAGCCAGACCAAAATCTGAAATTTTGGGCATGAGGTTTTTATCAAGGAGGATATTGCTGGCTTTGATGTCCCTGTGAACAATATAAGGTCGAACT
This is a stretch of genomic DNA from Gossypium arboreum isolate Shixiya-1 chromosome 11, ASM2569848v2, whole genome shotgun sequence. It encodes these proteins:
- the LOC108470395 gene encoding uncharacterized protein LOC108470395 isoform X1, which translates into the protein MGFKYKGIGWLGDVYQTFETLCHEVDNIVNQDTVKYVENQAQSVGKSMKRFYSDVIHDILPPLKHEKERAALKRSATIESDVKSMAAIEEDHIYTVDKLFHVEAVAVDPIEMQLGHASNELCLSDQLCTPTFIDGAESDMMPGQTSDGLKNTCSDVNIEKNGLMEKTSGSDVVELISPSEEESFGASLVNECIDCKDKNTCAVVGEVFHTISVHDTEFLTPEKEGTVNGSIAVDVVQKQLCCVFGELCLVDQPGNSNSVDSVLGKEHGTSKQVDVLKDTKPEVNMETATMEKSSASEVSELISPVDKEFCGASLLSEFIDCNDKEPWQVETEVSPATTVRYVRKPYASDVLELISPSEEASFGASMVHEFVDCNDKSACVVCTDVCCATSVHDDQNTRTVKNDLANDSDCVSDASSGITSLQMSSSAIRCQENMAEVRVGSSCASSIKDFCLPQNPPENLPAYKHLYHDSIDALSSLLTPLLSNEKKLTGALSIVSSNELSLESLGSIDDSIDDVSISSMYTIQLLDEVKLEDSCVIVDGTALYAASRIIRKHRSYKVYVEHGCRHCTSSTQIAYYFVAPKRIQDVLTSKKRLAKEYEQLAIWFGDTDTGLNHERLQTVRPSCSSATSESKNIQTEVRAGASYSSQLKL
- the LOC108470807 gene encoding cold-responsive protein kinase 1-like, with protein sequence MTCCSFFFSRKKTACSAEHTTEIDDEVSGIQNTKLFPYKELKMATGNFHYSNKIGEGGFGVVYKGTFRDGTVAAIKVLSADSRQGVREFLTEINVIANIEHENLVKLHGCCVEGNHRILVYGYLENNSLAQTLLGGSNSSMQFSWSMRRNICLGVAKGLAFLHEEVRPYIVHRDIKASNILLDKNLMPKISDFGLAKLFPDNLTHISTRVAGTTGYLAPEYAIRGQLTRKADIYSFGVLLLEIVSGRCNTNRRLPLSDQYLLERAWDLHDQKQLAELVDVSMGGDYNNEEAHKFLKISLLCTQDMPKQRPSMSKVVKMIAGEEPVDEQNISRPRLLSEFMNLRAHKEKSDPTSEGTSKEGILSSSTENVTMSFATMTFNSIYDRSN
- the LOC108470395 gene encoding uncharacterized protein LOC108470395 isoform X2, with amino-acid sequence MGFKYKGIGWLGDVYQTFETLCHEVDNIVNQDTVKYVENQAQSVGKSMKRFYSDVIHDILPPLKHEKERAALKRSATIESDVKSMAAIEEDHIYTVDKLFHVEAVAVDPIEMQLGHASNELCLSDQLCTPTFIDGAESDMMPGQTSDGLKNTCSDVNIEKNGLMEKTSGSDVVELISPSEEESFGASLVNECIDCKDKNTCAVVGEVFHTISVHDTEFLTPEKEGTVNGSIAVDVVQKQLCCVFGELCLVDQPGNSNSVDSVLGKEHGTSKQVDVLKDTKPEVNMETATMEKSSASEVSELISPVDKEFCGASLLSEFIDCNDKEPWQVETEVSPATTVRYVRKPYASDVLELISPSEEASFGASMVHEFVDCNDKSACVVCTDVCCATSVHDDQNTRTVKNDLANDSDCVSDASSGITSLQMSSSAIRCQENMAEVRVGSSCASSIKDFCLPQNPPENLPAYKHLYHDSIDALSSLLTPLLSNEKKLTGALSIVSSNELSLESLGSIDDSIDDVSISSMYTIQLLDEVKLEDSCVIVDGTALYAASRIIRKHRSYKKRIQDVLTSKKRLAKEYEQLAIWFGDTDTGLNHERLQTVRPSCSSATSESKNIQTEVRAGASYSSQLKL
- the LOC108473810 gene encoding sodium/calcium exchanger NCL-like, yielding MAPQRLLLLFIFLFYFSSFPSTARFITGPSSPTDLFSDGISTVKNPPFLSLKPLFSAEESCEQTYGFLPCTTTVLGNLFLIIVYGYLMFLAATYLSNGSELLLEILGPGIVGGLFLPILGALPDAMLILVSGLSGTAETAQDQVSVGMGLLAGSTVMLLTVIWGSCVVVGRCDIRDSVAVDGTITKGFHLTETGVSTDIWTCYAASIMAISVIPFVIVQLPQVLNSTSGRHLAVLIALIISVSMLVSYCVYQVFQPWIQRRRLAFVKHKHVISGILRHLKKQAFGKLLTEDGEPNTEIIRKLFETIDENGDGRLSPSELKALIIGIRFEEIDFDKDDAVMKVMADFDTSLDSYIQKEEFVRGITKWINEAKQTGGAYLEPNAGTFKFIDQFHQQTKREHALLGSEEQSDEVVEHVENPRWISFKAVLMLLLGTLIAAAFADPLVDAVDNFSTATSIPSFFISFIALPLATNSSEAVSAIIFATRKKQRTASLTFSELYGAVTMNNVLCLSVFLALVYVRGLTWDFSSEVLVILIVCIVMGAFASFRTTFPLWTCSIAYILYPFSLALVYVLDYVFGWS